In Pseudomonas leptonychotis, the genomic stretch ATGGCCGAGGGAGCAGAGTTTACGTGGTGTAAATAAGCATCTCGAGGCCATTTGCAACGCTGCCAGGCCAACGCGCAGCAGATCGTGGACGATTCTTAGGCCTGCTTGATCTGATTGTCTGGGTACCAGACATCAATCAGCGGGCTGGCGGTGAAGTCCACCAGCTCGTCACGGCCTTTGAGCCAGGCTTCTACGGCTGCGCGCTGCTCTTCGTTGACCGAGCCACGCTTGGCCAGACACACCAGACCGAAGTCATCGCCGCCAACATAACCCAGACCGTTGGCAGTCATGGCATCCAGCAGGAACTGCTCAAGGAAGGTATCGATAGCTGCATCAGCCAGGTCTTCCTTGAAGTTCAGGTTCAGCTCAAAACCCAACTCCTGGAATTCATCCACGCAGAGTTTTTTGCGCAGACGGCGGGAACGATTAGTAGCCATGGAACAATCCTCAAGAGTGATAACGCGCGGCACTCTAGCAGTTTCGCGGCCTGCGCGCCCGTTTCGAAGACGACAGGTCGGCCAACGAACCACAGAAAAGCCTTATCTATGGCAATTACAGGCACTCCGACGGCCCTGTCTTGGGGCATAATTGCCACCCTTATCCAACCCGCGATGGCACCTCTTTATCTGCTTCGCGCCATTTCTCCCCTCAGCTGGAGGGTCATCACCCCATGATCAAAATCCTGCGTAACCTGGCCATTGCCGGCCTGCTACTGCCTGTTTGCCTACCGCTGGCCGCCGCCACTAGCGGTATATCCAACAAAGTCCAACAGTCGCTCAAAGCCAACAAGATCAACAGCCAATCGTTGTCGGTGGTCACCGTGCCACTCAACGGTCCCGGCAGCAGCACCTTTTTTAATGCCGACATCTCCGTTAACCCAGCCTCCACCATGAAGCTGGTCACCACCTATGCGGCGCTCGAATTGCTCGGGCCGACTCACCAGTGGAAAACCGAATTTTTTACCGACGGCCAACTGAAGAATGGTGTGCTTAACGGCAACCTGTACCTCAAGGGCGGCGGCGACCCCAAACTGAACATGGAGAAACTCTGGCTACTGCTGCGTGACCTGCGCGCTAATGGCGTGCAGCAGATCAACGGCGATCTGGTGCTTGACCGCAGCCACTTCGTGCAACCGCAGTTGCCTAGCTTCAACGACGACAGCGGCGACGGTAACAAGCCCTTTCTGGTGACCCCTGACTCGCTGCTGGTCAACCTCAAAGCGCTGCGCTTTATCGCCCGTACCGACGGCGGCAAGGTGCATATTGTTGCCGAGCCGCCGATCGCCAGTATTCGCATCGATAACCGCGTTAAAGCCCTACCCGCGGCCAAGTGCCCAGGTTGGCCGGATGTGCGCTACAACCCGGTGACCGAGTTCGATGGCACCACAGTCATTGTCAGCGGCAAGTTGGCTGAAGGCTGCAGCTCGCAGACCTACCTGTCGCTACTCGATCACCCGAGCTACGCCGCAGGTGCCATCCGCGCCATCTGGCAGGAACTGGGTGGCAGCATCATGGGCAAGGACCGCCTCGCTCCGGCGCCGGAGAAAGCGCGCTTGCTGGCCCGCGCCTATTCCCCAGACTTGACGGAAATCATCCGCGACATCAACAAATACAGTAACAACACCATGGCCCGGCAGTTGTTCCTTAGCATCGGCGCGCAGTTTCGCAACTCTGCTGACCAAGACGACAGCAAGGCGGCGCAACGGGTTATTCGCAGCTGGTTAGCCCGCAAAGGCATCACCGCACCGCACCTGGTGATGGAGAACGGTTCAGGGCTATCACGCGCCGAGCGCGTCAGCGCCCGGGAAATGGCCGCCCTGTTGCAAGCCGCTTGGAAGAGCCCTTATGCCGCCGAATTTATGGCCTCGCTGCCGTTGGTGGCCATGGACGGCACCATGCGCAAACGCCTGCACCGCACTCCGCTGGTAGGTGAGGCGCGGATCAAGACCGGAACCCTCAACAACGTGCGCGCTATCGCCGGCTTCAGCCGCGACAGCAACGGTAATAGCTGGGCCGTGGTGGCGATCCTCAACGATCCGCGCCCGTGGGGTGCCTCGTCGATTCTCGATCAGGTGTTATTGGATTTGTATAAGCAGCCCAAAATCAGCGCCAAACGCTAGCGGGCCAAGCCGAGCGGCGCGCAGCAGTGGCCGCCCAGCTTTTATTCCATCTCGCCGCACAGCTGCGCTGCGCGTAATAGCGCAGCTGTCAGGCTGTAGCGCTCCCACTCTTCGAGTCCTGCAAAGCGTGCAACAAACTCCGGCGGCAGTAGGCTGGGCGCTTGTTGCAACAATGCGCGGCCCTGCTCGCTGAGTAGCAACCACTGTTTACGGCGATCCTGATCATCACGTTGGCGCTGTAACAGCCCCCGCTCTTCCAACCGATCCAGCATGCCCGACAAGGTCGCCGCCGTCAGGCTGACGCGGCTACTTAGGTCACTGGCCGTCAAGCGCGCTTCCCCCGCCAACACCTGCAAAATCATCAGTTGCATCGGTGTTAATCCGCCAAATCGACTGAGGCGCTTGGCATGCACTTCACCCGCTTGCTGCAGGCGCCGTAATGCCTGAAACAATGGCAATTCGAACGCACAAACAGATGAAAATTCAATTTCAGTAGAAACCTTTTTATCTAACATATAGGCCTTATAAGCAGCATTAAACTTTGACATCAAAGCATTTTTTTGTTCTCCTGTAAAACGCTTGGCAATCTCGAGCCTCTCCCCAACGGCCACACCGGTAAGGAAAATTATGTGCGGAATAGCTGGAGAACTACGCTTTGACCAACGACCGGCCGACCTGGCTGCAGTCGAGCGGATCACCCATCACCTAGCCCCGCGCGGTCCCAATGCGCATGGCTTTCACAGTCAAGGGCCGATTGCCCTTGGCCATCGCCGGCTGAAGATCATGGATCTCGCCGAAGCCTCAGGCCAACCGATGATCGACAGCGATCTGGGCCTATCCATGGTGTTCAACGGCGCCATCTATAACTACCCGGAACTGCGCGACGAGCTGAAAGCGCTGGGTTATCGCTTCTTTTCCGGCGGCGACACCGAGGTTCTGCTCAAGGGCTATCACGCCTGGGGCAAAGACCTGCTGCCCAAGCTCAACGGCATGTTTGCCTTTGCGATCTGGGAGCGTGACAGCCAAGAGTTGTTCATTGCCCGCGACCGCCTTGGCGTTAAGCCGCTGTACCTGTCACGTACTGGCCAGCGTCTGCGCTTTGCTTCCAGCCTGCCGGCGCTGATGGCCGGTGGCGATATTGGCAAAACCCTCGACCCCATCGCGCTCAACCATTACCTGAACTTCCATGCGGTGGTGCCTGCGCCGCGCACCCTGCTGGCGGGCGTGGAGAAACTGCCACCAGCAACCTGGATGCGCATCGACGCAAAAGGTAACTGCGAGCAGCAAACCTGGTGGAACCTGGAGTTCGGCCCGCAGCGTGATGAAATCAGCTTTGGTCTGGACGAATGGAAAGAGCGCGTGCTGGACGGCATGCGTGAAGCGGTGTCGATCCGTCAGCGTGCGGCTGTAGATGTTGGTGTGCTGCTGTCTGGCGGAGTCGACTCGAGCATGCTGGTTGGCCTGCTGCGTGAAGCCGGGGTGGAAAACCTCTCGACCTTCTCCATCGGTTTTCAGGATGCCGGCGGCGAGCGCGGCGACGAGTTCCAGTATTCCGACCTGATCGCTGAACGCTTCGCCACTCAGCATCATCAGCTGCGCATCGGCGAGCATGAGATTCTCGAACAGCTGCCGGCGGCCTTCCGCGCCATGAGCGAGCCGATGGTCAGCCACGACTGCATCGCCTTCTACCTGCTGTCACGGGAAGTGGCCAAGCACTGCAAAGTGGTGCAAAGCGGCCAGGGCGCCGACGAGCTGTTCGCCGGCTACCATTGGTACCCGCAGGTGGATGCCGCCGACGATGCCTTTGCTGCCTACCGCGCCGCCTTCTTCGATCGTGACTACGACGAATACGCCGCCTGCGTACAACCTGCCTGGCTGACTGGCGATGCCGCGGGTGACTTCGTCCGTGAGCACT encodes the following:
- a CDS encoding YggL family protein, with the protein product MATNRSRRLRKKLCVDEFQELGFELNLNFKEDLADAAIDTFLEQFLLDAMTANGLGYVGGDDFGLVCLAKRGSVNEEQRAAVEAWLKGRDELVDFTASPLIDVWYPDNQIKQA
- the dacB gene encoding D-alanyl-D-alanine carboxypeptidase/D-alanyl-D-alanine-endopeptidase, with the translated sequence MIKILRNLAIAGLLLPVCLPLAAATSGISNKVQQSLKANKINSQSLSVVTVPLNGPGSSTFFNADISVNPASTMKLVTTYAALELLGPTHQWKTEFFTDGQLKNGVLNGNLYLKGGGDPKLNMEKLWLLLRDLRANGVQQINGDLVLDRSHFVQPQLPSFNDDSGDGNKPFLVTPDSLLVNLKALRFIARTDGGKVHIVAEPPIASIRIDNRVKALPAAKCPGWPDVRYNPVTEFDGTTVIVSGKLAEGCSSQTYLSLLDHPSYAAGAIRAIWQELGGSIMGKDRLAPAPEKARLLARAYSPDLTEIIRDINKYSNNTMARQLFLSIGAQFRNSADQDDSKAAQRVIRSWLARKGITAPHLVMENGSGLSRAERVSAREMAALLQAAWKSPYAAEFMASLPLVAMDGTMRKRLHRTPLVGEARIKTGTLNNVRAIAGFSRDSNGNSWAVVAILNDPRPWGASSILDQVLLDLYKQPKISAKR
- a CDS encoding MarR family winged helix-turn-helix transcriptional regulator, which translates into the protein MLDKKVSTEIEFSSVCAFELPLFQALRRLQQAGEVHAKRLSRFGGLTPMQLMILQVLAGEARLTASDLSSRVSLTAATLSGMLDRLEERGLLQRQRDDQDRRKQWLLLSEQGRALLQQAPSLLPPEFVARFAGLEEWERYSLTAALLRAAQLCGEME
- a CDS encoding N-acetylglutaminylglutamine amidotransferase, whose amino-acid sequence is MCGIAGELRFDQRPADLAAVERITHHLAPRGPNAHGFHSQGPIALGHRRLKIMDLAEASGQPMIDSDLGLSMVFNGAIYNYPELRDELKALGYRFFSGGDTEVLLKGYHAWGKDLLPKLNGMFAFAIWERDSQELFIARDRLGVKPLYLSRTGQRLRFASSLPALMAGGDIGKTLDPIALNHYLNFHAVVPAPRTLLAGVEKLPPATWMRIDAKGNCEQQTWWNLEFGPQRDEISFGLDEWKERVLDGMREAVSIRQRAAVDVGVLLSGGVDSSMLVGLLREAGVENLSTFSIGFQDAGGERGDEFQYSDLIAERFATQHHQLRIGEHEILEQLPAAFRAMSEPMVSHDCIAFYLLSREVAKHCKVVQSGQGADELFAGYHWYPQVDAADDAFAAYRAAFFDRDYDEYAACVQPAWLTGDAAGDFVREHFAQPGAVAAVDKALRLDSTVMLVDDPVKRVDNMTMAWGLEARTPFLDYRLAELSARIPGRFKLPDGGKHVLKEAARQVIPSEVIDRPKGYFPVPGLKHLEGATLGWVRDLLLDPSQDRGLFNPAMLDRLLSDPHGQLTPLRGSKLWQMAALNLWLNEHGL